In Diorhabda sublineata isolate icDioSubl1.1 chromosome 2, icDioSubl1.1, whole genome shotgun sequence, the sequence TTCCAAAGATAATTATATACCAGTATAAAAACACATtaatatgtttattaatttatatttttccatcatttcgATGTGTTAGAAGATAAATTAAGTTTCTTTTGTATTTGTAAACTGACATGCCTATAAGGATGTTCTAGTTCTTTATCAGTTTTAGGTATTCCACAAATTCGTTTAGCTTTAGGAGACATAAGTACAAGATTTTGAATTAGTCCGTATGCACTTGATGTGGTCCAATACAAAACAAGACACTAAAATGAAAAAGACATTATAAGTGGaacaatttgaattattttaattcacatttaataaaaaacgcTTTTATCACTGAATTCCCTAAACCGAAAATAGTAACTACTAAGAAAAgttcaaaataaacatatttttaatttatagcaaagatatttaataataaaacaattatgtCTACCGAATCATTAAGTCTCAATATACAGTGgctcatttgaactactattgATATCTCCACAATCGATAATTCTAATGTATtacaaattataagaaaaatattggataaaCTGATATATTTTTACTTACTGATGGTACAGATGCCGCTACTGGAATCATAATCACACTTAAACctctgaaaatatttgttaaaaacttttgtaattttgtagGTTCATTAACTTTTGACAATCTTTGCAGCTATAAAagataatacaattatttataatatacaacTTGGGTCAGTTGTTATATACCTCAATTATCAACAAGTTTATAAGGCCTAATCCAACAGGTAATATACCAGAAGCATCTACTTCTGtcaaatttggaataaaacCAAAACCTCCTACAGTTAACTCTGTAAAAGTTATTTGTGCATCTACATTTTGATGTGGAAGCATATATACAAGATTCCTTAAAGAAACAGATAAAGATATCCACATAGGTATTTGAAACCATAGTAAAAGACTAGCTTTAAAAGGGTGACAGTTATCTCTTACCACCAGGTTGTTCCATTGCTTTCTTATCTTTAAAAAGCTATATTAAACatgttatataaaatgaaattttcgaaCTTACTGATCTATTGTAAACCATTTTTGCTTTCTTTTCGTCCCAGTTATACATTTTAACAGCAATAGACGTTTCTTTTTTAAGTTCTTCAACTATTGCAGGCATTTCTAATtgtaaattatgtaattttgCTAATATATAATTCTGATACACTGCTAAAGGTAAAGTTACACACGTCCTTAATAATACTGTTGTGCAAACAATTGTTGCCCACCATGGTAAACCTGTGGTATCGTGcattgtcaataaaaaattttgaagatattccACTGGTGTACTTTCTGATATCCATTTGAAAATACCTGTTTGGGTTTTGGCTACAGATTCTACAGAAGATTGGAAGGAAAATTCTCTGTTTTGATTGTAGTTTTCGTGTCTATTCAACTTTTCGattgttttcacatttttaagtAGAATATCTCTGTGTCGGTATAATTTAAAACTTTGTTTACCTAATctgtacatatttttatattttaaataaacaatataacattattgtttccaataaatataataatattataatagataataaaaaattgttttattttggtctctttaaaattaaaacataacctataaGAATTAAAAATCATTGACGGAACATTGCGTTCCGTGTTTTCCAAACTCTACCGGCTATGCAGATTAACCGTCAAATAAGGTTTGTTTTCTACTGAcctacttttatttttgaatcatGAAGGTCATCTTTTCTCACTTACACTTATCGTATGAAAATCACTTTCGCCTTTTACTCTCCGTACCTCGCTCATCTTTCATCCTCGTTTGACCtatcgaaaaattaattatgtattCACTCATGCAAACAAGTCACTTGTATTTTCGGTGATGACataagaaataacaaataaccTATATTTCAGGACAGCTGTTTCTGTTTTTGTGAAGTAAATTTTGCAATAGACCTTCGTAGTGGCGTCggaaaatttagtgaaaataaCTAACACCGTATTATTTGAAAGTAGTAGTACACAGTATCATTTTCCCCTTCAATTTCATCATCGATTAAGTAACTTCTAAAATAAGTAAATCGCGTacgatattttgaataaacaagTTTACGTTATAGATTAATGTAAACATAACGCAAAAGAAGATTCATAGCTAACaagttaagaaaatatattgaatagtggcaatattttgtgaaatggatttaaatattacttttaaaaatttaataaacaataagatTGTTCTACTATAAATCTTAGTGGTATTTGTGGTGGAATATTCTACCaaagataatagaaaaaatttgcaaGTTATTAAATAACCAATTAAAATGGGATTGAAATTTTCAACGCAATATTTAGTGAGCAGTGTTACTGGATATGTAACAGGAAGGAAGCGAAAATATTGCGATTCCGATGATGAAGAAGTGAATAAAGTTATAGATATTGCTTTACACACTCCTAAAAGGTATGTAATATTTGTGTAACAAATAAGGAATACTATAATATAAGTTTTTAAAGGAAAAAGCTAGTAAGCACAGCCAAATACATCTACCAAGCATTGTTTATGGAAGGTCAAAATTCTGATGTTACAGTATGTGCTCTGGGTGAAGAATTCAACCTACATAGGGTATATCTTTGCCAGAGTCCATATTTTGCCAGTATGTTTGGAGGATCTTGGTTGGAGACCAACCAGAAATATATCAACATTGATATTGTAGACCCCCTCATCTCTGTAGATTGTAAGTTTAAAAATAGTTCTATATTTCAGAAGGATTTCTccatatatacaaaattttattgaaattacatttttatgttGTTTCAGCTATGAAAGTGGTTTTAGGCTCTTTATATAATTGTGAGATTGTTTTGAATCCACTTGAAATAGTACCAATTTTAGCTACAGCTACTATGTTTCAACTGGAtggattaattgaaaaatgtacagAAGTTATGTTAGAAACTATTAATCCCAAGGTATTCTGGcattactaataataaattcattatttacatactgtaaatatttttgtagacaGCTCTAAGTTATTATAATGCAGCCTGTTTATATGGAGATAAAAAGCTACAAGATGTATGTTTCAAATGGTTCTTGGTAAATCTGATGCCTTACTATTTCAGTTTTCCTTTATTAGAGTTAAAAACTATTCCTATACCCCTGATGGCAAAGCTTATTGCCGATCCAGATCTTTTTGTTATTCAGACAGAATATTCCATTTACGTGATGTTAAAATATTGGATATACATGCAACTTTTTCCAGAAACAGAAGACCTTTCAATTGCTACTGTTAATGAATACTTTTGTTCAAGGACAGGTAAGTCATTGATCAAAAAAATAGGGCCTGTGGctaaatttcctacaattaaaaatttttatatttcttattcttCAAGCTCTGCACACATTCTgactattttattaatattaggCTCATTAcatatttctttcttctttcaaTTCAgtatttgttcttcttcttcatctttcatcattaatttttatGCCCCCTATTATTTTTTGGAGTACTTCCTTACccacacttttattttttcagaactCTTCTGGGTTAGTACCTAGGACTCCCAACCATACAGtataattttatctttgttGCCTTTAGATATTCTTTTTATCTCTACATTGCCCTACTGCTCTCTGGTTTTTACCTTGTGCTCTTTTCACCTCCAcctttcttatttctttattcacATACTTGTCTTCTATTACTTCTAGTTTCTTCTCCA encodes:
- the LOC130453115 gene encoding protein germ cell-less → MGLKFSTQYLVSSVTGYVTGRKRKYCDSDDEEVNKVIDIALHTPKRKKLVSTAKYIYQALFMEGQNSDVTVCALGEEFNLHRVYLCQSPYFASMFGGSWLETNQKYINIDIVDPLISVDSMKVVLGSLYNCEIVLNPLEIVPILATATMFQLDGLIEKCTEVMLETINPKTALSYYNAACLYGDKKLQDVCFKWFLVNLMPYYFSFPLLELKTIPIPLMAKLIADPDLFVIQTEYSIYVMLKYWIYMQLFPETEDLSIATVNEYFCSRTETLPYLLTTEGKQFISVFQGLRLQNLLSHQLDVLLVIRDNIIPRTWLDTVILQQWKNVLRVNQNDDKGPRDISDEIFLASSLRCGRILTVNERHVWRWTGFHFGVDLLMITDGSTISIKRNHRSEFEQLLSLQTTRHVAIRVTVTRLNEQRQIVYSKQSEILKVSLSKGEEIQLMSFDKNVEYPIIISANILYTSPETQEINIEERHHNIS
- the LOC130453116 gene encoding cytochrome c oxidase assembly protein COX18, mitochondrial isoform X2, yielding MYRLGKQSFKLYRHRDILLKNVKTIEKLNRHENYNQNREFSFQSSVESVAKTQTGIFKWISESTPVEYLQNFLLTMHDTTGLPWWATIVCTTVLLRTCVTLPLAVYQNYILAKLHNLQLEMPAIVEELKKETSIAVKMYNWDEKKAKMVYNRSIRKQWNNLVVRDNCHPFKASLLLWFQIPMWISLSVSLRNLVYMLPHQNVDAQITFTELTVGGFGFIPNLTEVDASGILPVGLGLINLLIIELQRLSKVNEPTKLQKFLTNIFRGLSVIMIPVAASVPSCLVLYWTTSSAYGLIQNLVLMSPKAKRICGIPKTDKELEHPYRHV
- the LOC130453116 gene encoding cytochrome c oxidase assembly protein COX18, mitochondrial isoform X1, translated to MYRLGKQSFKLYRHRDILLKNVKTIEKLNRHENYNQNREFSFQSSVESVAKTQTGIFKWISESTPVEYLQNFLLTMHDTTGLPWWATIVCTTVLLRTCVTLPLAVYQNYILAKLHNLQLEMPAIVEELKKETSIAVKMYNWDEKKAKMVYNRSIRKQWNNLVVRDNCHPFKASLLLWFQIPMWISLSVSLRNLVYMLPHQNVDAQITFTELTVGGFGFIPNLTEVDASGILPVGLGLINLLIIELQRLSKVNEPTKLQKFLTNIFRGLSVIMIPVAASVPSCLVLYWTTSSAYGLIQNLVLMSPKAKRICGIPKTDKELEHPYRHVSLQIQKKLNLSSNTSK